From Bacteroidota bacterium:
TGCTCAAAAATATTTCGTCCAGGTCGTTTGGTGTCTTGTCCTGCCGACAAGATTGCAAAGAAAAAAAAGTCGCAAAAATTAAGATGATTGTTTTCAGGTGTCTCATGTTTTTAAAATTAGGCATAACTCTTTTATATAAAGGGATTTCTATCTAAAAACCCTACAAAGCCTTCCAAAATTGGTAGGCTTTCCCCGGTTTTGTCTTTTTTGACCCCTCTATTATTTATCATTATTTTAACTTCAATTTTTCAATTGGACTTGTTACTTTTCCAAGCCCTTCACTACTTACATGTGTATATATTTGAGTTGTTTTTGGATTCTTATGCCCCAATAATTCTTGTATATACCTTAAGTTAGTTCCACCTTCCAATAGGTGGGTTGCATAACTGTGTCTTAGTGTATGCAAGCTAACACTTTTATTAATTTTAGCCAATCTTTTTGCCTTATGAAATACCTCTTCAAGGCTAGTTTCGGTATACTTACCGCCTTTCTGCCCTTCAAATAAATATTTTTTTGGTTTATATACTACATAATATTTTCGTAGCATTTCTAAAATTGTTTCAGACAAAGGAACAATCCTATCTCTATTACCTTTTGAATCTTTTATTGTAATTATCATTCGTTTTGAATCCACATGGTTAATTTCCATATTCAAGAGTTCACTTCTTCTTAAGCCTCCTGAATATATTAATGCCAACATGGTTTTATGCTTAATATTACTTAAGCCGTTCAGCATTGTTTCAACCTCACTTAAACTTAATACCTGAGGAAGTTTAAATGCTTTTTTAGGGCGATGAATTTGTTCAACATTGATTTTAGTATTCTCAATTTTGCTAAAAAATAATTTTATCGCATTCACTACTTGATTTTGATACGATGCCGATAAGTTATTTTTTAAAATAAACTCATTGTTGTAAATAATAACATCGTTGTTATTTATTTCGGAAATCGGTTTACTAGAATAAAATTTTAAAAACGATTGCAAAGCTTCTGTATATGTTTTAATAGTGCTTTCGCTGTATCTTTTGCTGCGCAACCAATATTTGTATTTTAATATTTTGCTTAGTGTTTCTTTGGAGAGTTCATTGCTAGTTATTTTTTTGTGGCTAACAAGTACGTTAGCGGAATCTTCAATTTTTTCAGGAATAGGGCCTATAACCTCTATGGTAGCTATGTTTTTAAGCAGTCTGAGGATTTCTTTTAGATTTTCTTTGGTGTTATTTACTATCCAACATTTATTGGTTTGGCTCCAACGTGCATGGTCTATTGTTTTTAATATAGCTTGTAATTCTTTATTAAATGGGAATACAACAGCAAAAACTTTTTGTCCTCGGTGTTCTATTGGTTTTATGGTAACAGTAAGCTGCAATAAATTGCTATGTTAATTAATCTCCCACGTGTTTTTCCCTCTCAACAAATCATCTAAATTTCCTTTCCCCTTTTGTTGGATAGTATTTTCAATTTGTTGGTTAAAATCTTCTTCGTAGGTATTTCTTTCCTCTTCGTAAAACACGCCAAATGGTCGTGGTAAATGATTATCTGCAGTAGCATCATTAAAAAAGCGTACCAACATTTCTGCTTTTACTCTGTCTTTTTCATCGTGTATCCACAAATCATTTGCAGATACATTCGCTTCGTTTACATTTACCACAATCGGAGTAAAGCCGTCTAACTTAATTCCTTTTTCGTTGTTGTCGCCAAATAGCAATGGTTTGCTTTGTTCTACAAAAATGGTTTCGTTTTTCTTGCTCGATTTTTCGGTAAACACTTCAAAAGCCCCATCGTTAAATACATTGCAGTTTTGATAAATTTCTAATAACGAAGTGCCTTTGTGTTTGTGAGTGCGTAAAATAAGCTCTCGCAAATGTTTAGGGTCTCTGTCCATGCTGCGTGCTACAAACGTAGCGTCTGCTCCTAAGCACAATGCTAGTGGATTAAACGGATGGTCTAGCGAGCCGTATGGAGTAGATTTTGCCACTTTCCCAATAGGCGATGTGGGAGAGTATTGTCCTTTTGTTAGTCCATAAATCTCGTTGTTGAACAATAAAATATTTACATCAAAATTTCTACGCAGTAAATGTATTAAGTGATTGCCTCCAATAGAAAGTGCATCGCCATCGCCTGTTACAATCCAAACGCTTAAATCGGGGCGCACGGCTTTAAGTCCGCTAGCAACTGCTGTTGCACGACCATGTATGCTATGCATGCCATAGGTTTCCATGTAATACGGAAAGCGCGATGAACAGCCAATTCCAGATACAAATACAATTTCTTCGCGCTTCAATCCAATTTCGGGCAATACGCTTTGTACTTGTTTTAATATAGAATAATCTCCGCAACCCGGGCACCAACGTACATCTTGGTCGGTAGTAAAATCTTTTGCTGTAAGTGGTTTATCTAGTAATGTATCCATGTTTTAAAATAGAATGTCTAATATCTACATTCGAAAAATAATTTATTCCGGATTTAGATATTAGGATTTAGATAGTTGAATTACTCTGTTTTTTATTTCTGCTGCTGTAAATGGCATTCCTTTTATTTTATTTAATCCAATTGCATCTACCAAATATTTCGAACGAATAAGCATCAACAGTTGCCCCATGTTCATTTCTGGGATAAGTACTTTTTCGTAATTACGTAAAATAGTACCTAAATTTTTTGGTAGCGGATTTAGGTATCTGATATGCGCTTGTGATACATCATGACCTTCGTCTATCAATTCTTTAACAGCTGTTTTTATAGAGCCAAATGTAGAGCCCCAGCCCAGTACAAGCACTTTCCCTTTTCCGTTTCCTTGTTCAATTTTTTGTTCGGGTATATAGTCAGCAATTTTTTCAACTTTTTGTGCCCTCAAACGTACCATGAATTCATGGTTATCGGGGTCGTATGAAATATTGCCCGTTTCATGTTCTTTCTCTAGTCCGCCAATACGGTGCTGTAAGCCTTTTGTGCCAGGCAACGCCCACGGACGAGATAGTTTTTCATCCCGCTTATAAGGCAAAAACGTATTTTCTGAATTTTTTTCGGTAGTAAATTTTACGTGAATGTCTTTCAAATCCTTTGCTTTGGGGAATTTCCAGGGTTCAGAACCATTGGCGATGTATCCATCAGAAAGAAAAAAGATAGGAGTCATGTGCTGCACTGCAATAAGACATGCCTCATAAACAGCATCAAAACAATCGGACGGAGATTGTGCTGCAATAACCGGAACCGGGCATTCGGAGTTTCTTCCAAACAAAGCTTGCAACAAATCTGCTTGTTCTGTTTTGGTAGGCAATCCTGTGCTTGGTCCGCCACGTTGCACATTTACAATTACCAACGGCAATTCTAACATAGTAGCCAATCCTATGGCTTCACCTTTAAGTGCAATTCCAGGCCCGGAAGATGCTGTTACGCCAAGCGAGCCTCCAAATGAGGCGCCAATTGCAGCAGTTACAGCAGCTATTTCATCTTCGGCTTGAAAGGTGCCCACGCCAAAATTTTTATGTTTCGATAATTCGTGCAGAATATCCGATGCCGGAGTAATTGGATAGGTAGCGTAAAATAACTTGAGTTTTGATTTGTCACCCGCAGCAATCAAGCCTAATGCAGCTGCTTGATTCCCTGTAATGCTTCTGTAGGTGCCCTTAGCCATTGGTGCAGCTTTTACAACATACCTATTCATAAATGTTTCGGTAGTATCTCCATAGCTGTAGCCGGCCTTCAGTACTTTGATATTTGCATCTGCTATTTCAGGCTTTTTCTTAAAAGTTTCTTTTATATAATCAATAGAGAAATCGATATTCCTGTTGTACATCCAATACACAAAACCTAACACAAACATGTTTTTGCATCGGTCTATTTCTTTGGTGCCAAGTCCGGAACCTTCTAAGCATGTTTTGGTAAGCTTTGTTACATCAATAGTTTTAAGCTCGTACTCGTTAAGAGACCCATCTGTCAAAGGATTAACATCCTTTGGGAATTTTGCCAACAATAAATTTTTAGGATCAAAACCATCGGTATTTGCAATTATAATTCCACCTTTTTTTAATGTCTTCAAATTGGCTTTTAAACCTGCAGCATTCATAACTACTAGCACATCGCACACATCGCCTGCGGTATAAACATTTACACTGCCAAAATGCAATTGAAATCCGGAAACGCCTGCCAATGTTCCTTGCGGAGCACGAATCTCAGCCGGAAAATTAGGGAATGTACTTATGTCGTTTCCTACCAGTGCAGAAGTAGAAGTAAATTGGGAACCTGTTAGTTGAATACCATCACCGGAATCGCCAGCGAAAAGAATCACAACATTTTTCTTGTCTTGTATTGTAGTGCTCATACCCACAAATAACTAATTGCTAAAAATAATGTTGCAAAGTTAGTGTAAAATAATAAAAACAATCATTAATTGATTGCGTTTATTGAGTCTCCTTTGCGTTTTTGGGATTCTTGCGTTATATTAGTGAATGCTTTATTGATATTTTTATGCGAAATACTATTTTTCTAATCTTTGCGCTGTTTACTTTTAGCAGTCTGCTTGCAAACGATGATTGTTCAAATGCACTAGCTGTTCCGGTTGCTAATAGTGCTTCGTCTTGTGTGTCAACTTCGGTAAATACTGCAGGTTCTACACAGTCTTCCGATGCGGCTTCTTGTATAAGTACTTCGCAAGACGATGATGTTTGGTATTCGTTTGTGGCAACAAGTACGGATATTACGCTTAAGGTATCCAATGTAAATTCGAGCAATGGGAACAATACAATTTATGCGCCTGGATTTGTGATTTACGAAGCCGGTTGCGGTGGAACAGAAATTAGATGTGATGCACGTGTTTCTGATAATGGCGGTACGAATGATACATTGCAACTGCATAGTTTAATTATAGGAGAAACCTATTATGTGAGAACATTTTTTTGGGGAGGCCCCAACAGCGGAACATTTGATTTGTGTGCGTTTGAAGATGCTCCATCGAACGATGAGTGTGCCACACCCACCTACCTGTCAACAGGAATTGGTCCGGTTTGCAATATACTTAGTTCGTATAGAGGCACTACTTCCAATGCTACAGCAAGTGCTATAGCCGAAAGTAGTTGTGGTAGTGCTGTTGATATGGATGATGATGTATGGTTTACATTCTATGTATATAGCGCAAATACAACGGTAGAAGTTACCGGACTGGGAAATTTTGATGCCGTAGTAGAAGTGTACAGTGGCTGCTCTGCCGGTTCTTTGGTGGCGTGTCAAGATTCTTTTGCCGCAGGTGCTACAGAGAAGGTAAGGCTTACGGGGCTTACCGTTGGTAGTTTTTACTTTGTGCGAGTAGCAGATTATAATAATACAGTGCCATCTAATTCGCAATTTGATATTTGTATATACGATTCTGCGCCCACATCAACAGTTCCTCCAAATGATAATTGTAGCGGAGCTATCACGATAAATGTTGGAGCAAATGCCAATGCCTGTTCCGGAACGGCTGTAAATACAAACAATGCAACGCAATCATCAAATCCTTCCAATTGTCTTATCTCTTCTCAAGACGATGATGTATGGTATAAGTTTGTGGCAACAGGAAGTACCATTCGATTAAAAGTTTTGAATAGGAGTAGCACTAGTACCTACGCCTTTATGTCTGTTTATAGCGGTAGTTGTAGTGGAACTGAAATAAAATGCAGGTCGCAGCTAACAGGAGATACGCTACTTTTATTGGGATTAGTTGTAGGAAATACGTATTACGTTAGAACCGGTTATAATGGCTCTTCTACAAGGGGTACATTCAATATTTGTGCGTATCAAACCTCTCCTGCCGCAATTAATGATGTATGCGGTACTGGAGCTATAACGCTATCTGTAGGTACATCATGCAATTTTAGCACGCACAATACTGCAGGTGCTGCTGCTCAAAACCCGCCAGCATCTTGTTCGGGAGGTAATGTGGCCGAAGATGTGTGGTTCAAATTCGTTGCTCCAACAGCCAATGCAACCGTTAAAGTAAGCGGACAAACTAATTTTGATGCAGTTGTTGAAGTGTATTCAACCTGCTCTTCAACTGTCGCGTTGGGCTGTTCGGATAATCCTTCGGCTCCTGCCGCAACCGAACAATTATCGTTTACCAATTTAGTACCTAACAATACGTACTATGTTCGGGTGTACGATTATTTTCCGTCAACCGCAGGCAACAGTTTTGATATTTGTATATTCGATTCTATAACTGCAAATTCAATCATTACCAACCAAGTAAACATAATTACTGTTTTCCCAAATCCGGCAACCAATAAAGTTGAAATACAAAACCTTTCATTAGAAAATGGTGTAAATGAGGTTGTTATATTAAATACAAACGGACAAGTGGTTAAAAAAGAGACTGTTGCAGCGGAGAAAATTTTGGTATCTGTTTCTGATTTACCAAGAGGGCTATATATTGTACGTACGTCCAACAGCAAACACCTGTATATCAATAAATTGATTTTAGATTAAGCTGTTTAAGTTCCATTAGAATACCATTATTATTGGGTTTCCTGTTTTTGTTAACATTAATTTAACATACAAAAGGTGTTTCTTAAAGTACCTTTGCTCGTGTGATTTCAACAATTGAATGTTAATAAACTCAAAAACAATGAAAGCAAAAAAATTACTATCAGTAACAACCCTCTTCTTTTTATTCCTCTTTAATGCATTTTCGCAGGCTCCGTCTAACGATGAGTGTAGTGGCGCAATAACTATTTCAGTAGCACCTAACTCCGGTTCTTGTGGCACGTATAGCCTAAACGTAGATACGTGGGGTGCAACTCAGTCATCAGCAAGTGCAACGTGTGTAACGTCATCACAAGATGATGATGTGTGGTACAAATTTGTTGCAACAGGTTATAACGCTTATTTTTCTGTAAGCAATGTTTATAACGACAACGGTAATGCAGCAGCATGGAGACCAGGTTTTGTTATATATAGTGGTTCATGTTCAAGCCTTACACAAATTGCATGTAACGCAAATGTGGCTAGCAC
This genomic window contains:
- a CDS encoding 2-oxoacid:ferredoxin oxidoreductase subunit beta, translated to MDTLLDKPLTAKDFTTDQDVRWCPGCGDYSILKQVQSVLPEIGLKREEIVFVSGIGCSSRFPYYMETYGMHSIHGRATAVASGLKAVRPDLSVWIVTGDGDALSIGGNHLIHLLRRNFDVNILLFNNEIYGLTKGQYSPTSPIGKVAKSTPYGSLDHPFNPLALCLGADATFVARSMDRDPKHLRELILRTHKHKGTSLLEIYQNCNVFNDGAFEVFTEKSSKKNETIFVEQSKPLLFGDNNEKGIKLDGFTPIVVNVNEANVSANDLWIHDEKDRVKAEMLVRFFNDATADNHLPRPFGVFYEEERNTYEEDFNQQIENTIQQKGKGNLDDLLRGKNTWEIN
- a CDS encoding site-specific integrase, coding for MLKTIDHARWSQTNKCWIVNNTKENLKEILRLLKNIATIEVIGPIPEKIEDSANVLVSHKKITSNELSKETLSKILKYKYWLRSKRYSESTIKTYTEALQSFLKFYSSKPISEINNNDVIIYNNEFILKNNLSASYQNQVVNAIKLFFSKIENTKINVEQIHRPKKAFKLPQVLSLSEVETMLNGLSNIKHKTMLALIYSGGLRRSELLNMEINHVDSKRMIITIKDSKGNRDRIVPLSETILEMLRKYYVVYKPKKYLFEGQKGGKYTETSLEEVFHKAKRLAKINKSVSLHTLRHSYATHLLEGGTNLRYIQELLGHKNPKTTQIYTHVSSEGLGKVTSPIEKLKLK
- a CDS encoding 2-oxoacid:acceptor oxidoreductase subunit alpha, whose protein sequence is MSTTIQDKKNVVILFAGDSGDGIQLTGSQFTSTSALVGNDISTFPNFPAEIRAPQGTLAGVSGFQLHFGSVNVYTAGDVCDVLVVMNAAGLKANLKTLKKGGIIIANTDGFDPKNLLLAKFPKDVNPLTDGSLNEYELKTIDVTKLTKTCLEGSGLGTKEIDRCKNMFVLGFVYWMYNRNIDFSIDYIKETFKKKPEIADANIKVLKAGYSYGDTTETFMNRYVVKAAPMAKGTYRSITGNQAAALGLIAAGDKSKLKLFYATYPITPASDILHELSKHKNFGVGTFQAEDEIAAVTAAIGASFGGSLGVTASSGPGIALKGEAIGLATMLELPLVIVNVQRGGPSTGLPTKTEQADLLQALFGRNSECPVPVIAAQSPSDCFDAVYEACLIAVQHMTPIFFLSDGYIANGSEPWKFPKAKDLKDIHVKFTTEKNSENTFLPYKRDEKLSRPWALPGTKGLQHRIGGLEKEHETGNISYDPDNHEFMVRLRAQKVEKIADYIPEQKIEQGNGKGKVLVLGWGSTFGSIKTAVKELIDEGHDVSQAHIRYLNPLPKNLGTILRNYEKVLIPEMNMGQLLMLIRSKYLVDAIGLNKIKGMPFTAAEIKNRVIQLSKS
- a CDS encoding T9SS type A sorting domain-containing protein; translated protein: MRNTIFLIFALFTFSSLLANDDCSNALAVPVANSASSCVSTSVNTAGSTQSSDAASCISTSQDDDVWYSFVATSTDITLKVSNVNSSNGNNTIYAPGFVIYEAGCGGTEIRCDARVSDNGGTNDTLQLHSLIIGETYYVRTFFWGGPNSGTFDLCAFEDAPSNDECATPTYLSTGIGPVCNILSSYRGTTSNATASAIAESSCGSAVDMDDDVWFTFYVYSANTTVEVTGLGNFDAVVEVYSGCSAGSLVACQDSFAAGATEKVRLTGLTVGSFYFVRVADYNNTVPSNSQFDICIYDSAPTSTVPPNDNCSGAITINVGANANACSGTAVNTNNATQSSNPSNCLISSQDDDVWYKFVATGSTIRLKVLNRSSTSTYAFMSVYSGSCSGTEIKCRSQLTGDTLLLLGLVVGNTYYVRTGYNGSSTRGTFNICAYQTSPAAINDVCGTGAITLSVGTSCNFSTHNTAGAAAQNPPASCSGGNVAEDVWFKFVAPTANATVKVSGQTNFDAVVEVYSTCSSTVALGCSDNPSAPAATEQLSFTNLVPNNTYYVRVYDYFPSTAGNSFDICIFDSITANSIITNQVNIITVFPNPATNKVEIQNLSLENGVNEVVILNTNGQVVKKETVAAEKILVSVSDLPRGLYIVRTSNSKHLYINKLILD